A stretch of Longimicrobium sp. DNA encodes these proteins:
- the lepA gene encoding translation elongation factor 4: protein MRLENIRNFCIVAHIDHGKSTLADRLLEQTGTLQLREMKDQVLDSMDIERERGITIKLNAVRMRYRANDGLEYQLNLIDTPGHVDFTYEVSRSLAACEGAILVVDASQGVQAQTLSNLFLAMEAGLEIIPVLNKIDLPGAEPERRRGELVDLLGVDPADVLLASAKSGIGVDGILEAVVAKVPPPRGDREAPPRALIFDSYYDKYVGAVPSIRVVDGVFRPGTRIAFGSNDSVYPIDEVGYMQLGRQPVPELGPGEVGYIIAGIKRVADTRSGDTILDADNQATELLPGYQEVKPMVFAGIYPTDTEQYEELRDALAKLKLNDASLVYEPETSLALGFGFRCGFLGLLHMEIVQERLEREHDLDLITTVPNVKYTVKMTDGRELWVESPSTLPDPTKIDEIEEPYVRTRVMCPAEYIGAVQKLCHERRGNFMGMTYPDPQRVELQYELPLAEIVLDFYDRLKSVTRGYASLDYDLAGYRPNPLVKLDMLINGDPVDAFSVIIHREKAYEYGRNIAEKLKELIPKQQFEVVIQAAIGQKIIARESISALRKNVTAKCYGGDISRKRKLLEKQKEGKKRMKQVGSVEIPQEAFLAVLQLGS from the coding sequence TTGCGACTTGAAAATATCCGGAACTTCTGCATCGTCGCCCACATCGACCACGGCAAGAGCACACTGGCCGACCGCCTCCTGGAGCAGACGGGAACGCTTCAGCTGCGCGAGATGAAGGACCAGGTGCTCGATTCCATGGACATCGAGCGCGAGCGGGGGATCACCATCAAGCTCAACGCCGTGCGCATGCGCTACCGCGCGAACGACGGCCTCGAGTACCAGCTGAACCTGATCGACACCCCCGGGCACGTCGACTTCACCTATGAGGTGTCGCGCTCGCTGGCCGCGTGCGAGGGCGCCATCCTGGTGGTGGACGCCTCGCAGGGGGTGCAGGCGCAGACGCTTTCCAACCTGTTCCTGGCGATGGAGGCGGGGCTGGAGATCATCCCCGTGCTCAACAAGATCGACCTTCCGGGCGCCGAGCCGGAGCGCCGCCGCGGCGAGCTGGTGGACCTGCTGGGGGTGGACCCGGCCGACGTGCTGCTCGCCTCGGCCAAGTCGGGGATCGGGGTCGATGGCATCCTGGAGGCCGTCGTCGCCAAGGTGCCGCCGCCGCGCGGTGACCGCGAAGCTCCGCCGCGCGCGCTGATCTTCGATTCGTACTACGACAAGTACGTGGGCGCGGTGCCCAGCATTCGCGTGGTTGACGGGGTGTTCCGCCCGGGGACGCGCATCGCCTTCGGCAGCAACGACTCGGTGTACCCCATCGACGAGGTGGGCTACATGCAGCTGGGCCGGCAGCCGGTGCCCGAGCTGGGGCCCGGCGAGGTGGGCTACATCATCGCCGGCATCAAGCGCGTGGCCGACACGCGCTCCGGCGACACCATCCTGGACGCCGACAACCAGGCGACGGAGCTGCTTCCCGGCTACCAGGAAGTGAAGCCCATGGTGTTCGCGGGGATCTATCCCACCGACACCGAGCAGTACGAGGAGCTGCGCGACGCCCTTGCCAAGCTGAAGCTGAACGACGCCTCGCTGGTGTACGAGCCCGAGACCTCGCTGGCGCTGGGCTTTGGCTTCCGCTGCGGCTTCCTGGGGCTGCTGCACATGGAAATCGTGCAGGAGCGGCTGGAGCGCGAGCACGACCTGGACCTGATCACCACCGTGCCCAACGTGAAGTACACGGTGAAGATGACGGACGGACGGGAGCTGTGGGTCGAAAGCCCCAGCACCCTTCCGGACCCCACCAAGATCGACGAGATCGAGGAGCCGTACGTGCGCACCCGGGTGATGTGCCCGGCGGAGTACATCGGCGCCGTCCAGAAGCTGTGCCACGAGCGGCGCGGCAACTTCATGGGGATGACGTATCCCGATCCCCAGCGGGTGGAGCTTCAGTACGAGCTGCCCCTGGCCGAGATCGTCCTGGACTTCTACGACCGGCTGAAGTCGGTGACGCGCGGCTATGCGTCGCTGGACTACGACCTGGCGGGCTACCGGCCCAACCCGCTGGTGAAGCTCGACATGCTGATCAACGGCGACCCGGTGGACGCGTTCAGCGTGATCATTCACCGCGAAAAGGCGTACGAGTACGGGCGCAACATCGCCGAAAAGCTCAAGGAGCTGATCCCCAAGCAGCAGTTCGAGGTGGTGATCCAGGCCGCCATCGGGCAGAAGATCATCGCCCGCGAAAGCATCAGCGCCCTGCGGAAGAACGTGACCGCCAAGTGCTACGGCGGCGACATCTCCCGCAAGCGCAAGCTCCTGGAAAAGCAGAAGGAGGGCAAGAAGCGGATGAAGCAGGTGGGCAGCGTCGAAATCCCGCAGGAGGCCTTCCTGGCCGTGCTCCAGCTGGGGTCGTGA
- a CDS encoding FkbM family methyltransferase, producing the protein MRLPIVAGRLRGRWWLPASRGKILRILNGTYEREQTRLFERHLRPGATVLDVGAHVGYYTLLSSVLVGGAGRVHSFEPNPANAEFLRRHVRINRLSNVRVEQAAVAERAGTARFDFGTGSGTGHLADAGALEVRTVRLDDYCAEHGLAPSAMKIDVEGAELSVLEGGRDTLARHRPVIFLSTHGAEVHRASLQVLRGLGYTLSPILGSDLDATSEVLALPAG; encoded by the coding sequence GTGAGGCTTCCGATCGTCGCGGGGCGGCTGCGCGGGCGCTGGTGGCTGCCGGCCAGCCGCGGCAAGATCCTCCGCATCCTCAACGGCACCTACGAGCGCGAGCAGACGCGGCTGTTCGAGCGGCACCTGCGCCCGGGCGCCACCGTCCTGGACGTGGGTGCGCACGTGGGCTACTACACCCTTCTCTCTTCCGTCCTGGTGGGCGGCGCGGGGCGGGTGCACTCCTTCGAGCCCAACCCCGCGAACGCCGAGTTCCTGCGCCGCCACGTGCGCATCAACCGGCTGTCGAACGTCCGCGTGGAGCAGGCGGCCGTCGCGGAACGCGCGGGAACGGCGCGGTTCGACTTCGGCACGGGGAGCGGCACGGGGCACTTGGCCGATGCCGGCGCGCTGGAGGTGAGGACGGTGCGGCTGGACGACTACTGCGCGGAGCATGGGCTGGCGCCTTCGGCGATGAAGATCGACGTCGAGGGGGCGGAGCTTTCGGTGCTCGAGGGCGGACGCGACACGCTGGCCCGCCATCGCCCGGTGATCTTCCTCTCTACCCATGGCGCCGAGGTGCACCGAGCCTCGCTGCAGGTGCTGCGCGGCCTGGGCTACACGCTGTCCCCCATCCTGGGGAGCGACCTGGACGCCACCAGCGAAGTGCTGGCGCTTCCCGCGGGCTGA